In Flavobacteriales bacterium TMED191, the DNA window GCCATTACTAAAAAAGTAATTGCCATAGATAATAATCCAATAGAAACTAAAATATTTGCATATGGAAAAGAATTATGTTTAAATAATGCTCCAACACAAAATATTGCAATAGATAGATAATTAAGTTTTTTCATACTTCAAATATAATGGTTTTAGTATTTGCTATACATTAATGACCTTTTTAAATATAATGGGTGAGCAGGAGTTCCATCTTTATTGATTTTTAAATAATGTAGTTCGGTTAATCTTTTTAGATAATTTGGTGGGGGACCATAGCCATTTCCCCAAGCACAAATCACAGTAGAGGCTTTAGCAACCATCTTTTTAATAAATCTCTTATTATCTGCGCCCTGAGGGTCAGTTATTTTTTTTAGTTTTTTTGGATCAGTTGACCTGTAAGCAAATAAGTTACCCACCATTATGCCCCCAAAGCCCCATTTTTTTGAGAAATAAATACATTTTTTTATTGTTGGGTCATCAATATTGGCATCAGCTGTTGATGGATTTAACATAATAAATAACAATAGTGGCTTCTTGTTCCATTTACGCTGAAGAGAATATCTGTATTTTTTACATTCAGAAAAATCGGCACCTTTATCATTTTCAAACATAATATAAATATAGTGGTTTAGTATTGAAAGGGAAGTGTTAGTCTATTGCTAAATTCAAACTAGGTGATTTTTGAAACGCTTGAATTTTCTTATATAACAGATGATGTGTATACAAAAGCGAGTCCTTTTATAAGACATTTTTTACTGAAAAACCACTATTATAAAATATTTAACTAATAAATTTTTTGCGAGGCATTAACAGACATTAAAAGGGGGGGGGTAGTTGTTTATTTTGTGCTACAAACTGATTATTTAAGCTTTAAAAATTTAAAAGAAGTCTTCAATGTTGAGATTAATACTATAAGTAATAAAATTCAAATTATCAAATTGGGCTAAACCACTTTCTGTATATAAAGGCAAATAGATATTGAATTTGTCTTTAAGTAATGTTACAACAAGGCCTGTTCCATAGCCAAACATAGACCCATTATATCCACCCTCTAAATATAGTCGGAACAATTTACTGTAAACAAATTCCACATTAATAGAACCTAAAAATAAATCAGAAGACAGACCTGTTATGTGCTTGAGGCCCCCTTCATTCTGCACAATTTGGTTCCTCCATAATCCGCTTGTTTCACTTCTTCCAATAAAAGAATTATCAAACATATAATCATTAATACCAACCCAAGAACTCAACTGTAAATTATAAGCGGGGTTTTCTGTTTTGATAAGACCAAAATAACCTCTCATATCGACATGATATTTGTCATTAATATTATACTTATGATTAGTATTTAAATTGAATTTATAAAATTCTTTTCCGGATTCTAACGAGAAATTAAAGGAATAGGGATTTAAAGTTTTTTGATTTGAAAAAAAATATTGTGACTTTGTGAACAATAAATTTTCACTATAAAAACTAAGCTTATTAATATAAACCAGAGAACCTCGAATAAAACTACTTTTGGTACTCCTTGCGTTATTCTTTTTAAAATTTAGTTCTACAAATGGCTCAATTTTTTTATAAAAAAGTCTATTTTTTTGTGCACTTTCACCTTCATTATTATTGAAGACAATTGTGCCATAAGAATACTGCTCAAAATTTACACCTAATTCTAATTGGCGGAAATATTTTTGAGGATTATCTTGGACATAAGAGAAATTTCCGTTTCCTGCTAAATTTTTTGAACCGATTCCGTACATAGGATTTAATGAGTAGGAAAATCCACTTTTGGGCATAAACTCATTATAAAATTTAAGCCCAATTAACAACTTATCATAATAATTTAAGTTATAATTTGGTCTAAAAAAAACCTGTGTCTTTTGAGAGTCATATAAGCTTCCTATAAGTTGCAATTGTAATGGCTCTAGTTTTTTAAGAAAACCTGTAGTTCGAATGGTGTTATTATTTCGATTTGTTTCATAAAGATCTTTCTGTGCGTCAATTTGAATGTAGTCATAATTTTCATTTTTATAATTAATTTTATTTAACCCATTAAAACCCTCAATCCAAATTGTGTTTTTTATTTTTTTATTTTTTATACCACTAATTGTAAAAGGTGTTGCTATCTTACCTTTGTTTTTTATAGTAATTAATAGGTTTTGATTATATGTTTTAATATTTGAAATGGCGTAATCTATGGTCTTGTTTGTTTTGATGACCTCATCAAAAAACCAATCTAAATTTAGTCCTGTATTTTGCTCAAATATATTTTTCAAATTTTTAGGACTGGGGTGTTTAAATTTCCATTTATCAAAATAATCTTGCATACAAATATCATATAAATTTTCTCCTAAATACGACTGTAAATGATTCAAGACAATAGCAGATTTAATATATACCATATTCCCATAGTTTGTGCTAGTATATTTTTCAGATGATAATTCAATTGGCTGCTCAGGGTCTAGTTGACTTTGTTGTAATATGATTTGAGAACTAGTTTCGTTAAAAGAGTACCCATTTAAATTAAAAACTTTTTTCATTTTATCTGAAAAAGGATCTAAAATCATATTATAATTAGGATACTTTTTGTGCATATATCTCATTTCATAATAACTATTGATTCCCTCATCCATCCACGGATAAAGCCGTTCATTATTGGCTAATATGCCATAAAACCAATTATGGCCCACCTCATGTACAATTACATTTTCAAGTAATTTTTCTTTTTTGCTTTCGCCAATTACGGTAATTGCTGGATACTCCATCCCACCCCCAGCACTTATTGTCCCATCGATGGCTGTACATTGTTGATATGGGTAATTCCCAATTTTCTCAGAATAATAATAAATAGCATCATGTAAATATTCTATTGATTTTGTCCACAGTGGAGCTTCATTATTAGTAAACATACTCCATAGAGTGACTTTTCTACTAGAATTTGGAAGATTTAACTCTCCCTTTAGCACATGAAAACGCTTGTCAGCAAACCAGGCAAAATCATGTATATTTTCCTGTTTATAATATAATGTTTTAGTTTTTGAACTGGATTTAGGAAAAGACATGTCGTTTTTAAAACTTATAAGGTTACTTGTTTTTTTTGCTAAATTATTAAGAAAGTTAATTTCCGACGGGTTTTGTAAATGCCCAGATGAACCAACTATGTAATTGTCAGGCAAAGTAATT includes these proteins:
- a CDS encoding M1 family peptidase; protein product: MKKLFIYFLFLLGHNLYAQQYFQQETNFNIQVELNDSKHTLSGFEKIEYTNNSNDTLKKIWFHIWPNAYKNANTAFAKQKLENGNTEFYYSADSERGYIDSLDFKVNGDKVIWEYHYKHIDICKIILNNPLPPKQTITISTPFFVKIPNAKFSRLGHVGQSYMITQWYPKPAVYDQDGWHIMPYLDQGEFYSEFGSFDVKITLPDNYIVGSSGHLQNPSEINFLNNLAKKTSNLISFKNDMSFPKSSSKTKTLYYKQENIHDFAWFADKRFHVLKGELNLPNSSRKVTLWSMFTNNEAPLWTKSIEYLHDAIYYYSEKIGNYPYQQCTAIDGTISAGGGMEYPAITVIGESKKEKLLENVIVHEVGHNWFYGILANNERLYPWMDEGINSYYEMRYMHKKYPNYNMILDPFSDKMKKVFNLNGYSFNETSSQIILQQSQLDPEQPIELSSEKYTSTNYGNMVYIKSAIVLNHLQSYLGENLYDICMQDYFDKWKFKHPSPKNLKNIFEQNTGLNLDWFFDEVIKTNKTIDYAISNIKTYNQNLLITIKNKGKIATPFTISGIKNKKIKNTIWIEGFNGLNKINYKNENYDYIQIDAQKDLYETNRNNNTIRTTGFLKKLEPLQLQLIGSLYDSQKTQVFFRPNYNLNYYDKLLIGLKFYNEFMPKSGFSYSLNPMYGIGSKNLAGNGNFSYVQDNPQKYFRQLELGVNFEQYSYGTIVFNNNEGESAQKNRLFYKKIEPFVELNFKKNNARSTKSSFIRGSLVYINKLSFYSENLLFTKSQYFFSNQKTLNPYSFNFSLESGKEFYKFNLNTNHKYNINDKYHVDMRGYFGLIKTENPAYNLQLSSWVGINDYMFDNSFIGRSETSGLWRNQIVQNEGGLKHITGLSSDLFLGSINVEFVYSKLFRLYLEGGYNGSMFGYGTGLVVTLLKDKFNIYLPLYTESGLAQFDNLNFITYSINLNIEDFF
- a CDS encoding DUF1643 domain-containing protein, whose product is MFENDKGADFSECKKYRYSLQRKWNKKPLLLFIMLNPSTADANIDDPTIKKCIYFSKKWGFGGIMVGNLFAYRSTDPKKLKKITDPQGADNKRFIKKMVAKASTVICAWGNGYGPPPNYLKRLTELHYLKINKDGTPAHPLYLKRSLMYSKY